Genomic segment of Borreliella spielmanii:
CCAATCTACAAATAAAAGCCGATATAATAGCAACTCCAAGATATAGCATTGTCATTTCTTGCATCCACCAGCCAAGCTGGACAATACTAAATACTAAAAACAATATCATAAACCCAAACAAAAGTAAAACTAATTTACGAGCAAAGGTAAACTCAAGAGCATCTTTTTGGGTATTATCTTCTCTAGAAACTTCATTTTTTTTTACAAAATATTGATAATGTTCATTTTTTTGAGAATACACAAGTGATTTTGAGGGATCCTTTTTAATTTTAGATGCATAAACACAAACATAAATTATAGCAACTAATACTGATACAAAATAAAGAACAATTCTAAAAGAAAATCCATCCTGCAAACTAATAGAAGCTATTGCAGATGCAATTCCCGTAGCAAATGGATTTACAGTAGAAGCCATGGTGCCCACTCCAGCTCCCAAAGCAATAATAGCCACACCAACAAGAGTATCATAACCTAAGGCCACTATCAAAGGAATCATAACAAAATAAAAAGGAAGGGTCTCTTCACTCATTCCGGTTACAGTTCCACCAATTGAAAAAATAAACATTAACAAAGGAATAAGCAATTTATCTTTATGCCCCAACTTCTTAATTAAACAATAAATTCCTGCATCTATTGCCCCTGTTTTCATAATAATCCCATAAGCACCCCCAACAATTAAAACAAAAATAATAACTTCAGCTGCATTTTCCATACCTTTTGACATTGCAGTTAAAATAGTCATAATGGGATGTAAAAATCCTCTAGGATCTCGATCTATAGATTGATAAGTTCCAGCGACAATTATCTCCCTTTTAGGTCCATCGCCTATTTGTCTAAATTCTTTATCAAACTTACCAGCAGGAATCACATATGTTAAGATGGTAACAAATACAATTAAAGAGAATATTATTGTAAAACTACTTGGCATTTTGATCATAACGTTCCTCCTAAATAATTCCAAATTTCATATAATAAATAAAATACTTTTATCCCAAAGTCGATATCATAACAGCTTTAATGGTATGCACTCTATTTTCAGCAACATCAAAAACAACTGAATTACTACTTTCAAAAATTTCCTCTGTAACTTCAATTCCATCAAATCCATATTTATCAAAAATATCCCTACCAACCACGGTGTTTAAGTCATGAAAAGCAGGCAGACAATGCATAAATATTGCATCATCTTTTGCCATACACATCAACTCTTTATTAACCTGATAAAACCTTAAAAGATTTATTCTATCTTCCCAATTACTCTCGCCCATAGACACCCAAACATCAGTATACACAACATCAGCGCATTTAACGGCTTCTTCTTTAGAATCTGTAATTGTAATTTTACTTCCGCTTTTTAAAGCTAAAGACTTGGCCTTAAGAACTAAATTGGGGTCTGGAAAAAGCTCTTTGGGAGCAAAAATTCTAAAATCTAGCCCCATAATAGCACAGCCTTTCAACAAAGAATTAGCAACATTTCCCCTACCATCCCCACAAAATACTATTTTAATCCCCTTTAAACTTCCCTTATGCTCTTTTATTGTCATTAAATCGGCTAGTATTTGGGTTGGATGAGAAATATCTGTCAATCCATTGTAAACAGGAACATTAGAATAATTTGCCAAACATTCAACAGTCTGTTGAGAAAACCCCCTAAACCCAATGGCATCATACATGCGCCCTAAAACTCTAGCGGTATCTTTCATGGACTCTTTTAAGCCTATTTGATTACCTTTAGATCCTAAATATGTAATATTTGCCCCTTGATCATACGCTGCAATCTCAAAAGCACACCGCGTTCTTGTTGAATCTTTCTCAAAAATTATAACTATATTCTTACCTTTAAGCTTCTGCACTTCAATTCCTGCATATTTTGACTTTTTTAAATCGATCGATAAATCAAGTAGATATTTAATATCTTTGCTTGTAAAATCTAAAAGATTTAAAAAGCTCCTATTTCGTAAATTATACATAATAACCCCTAACCTTACAATTGGTTTTAAAAAACCCATTTGGTTTATTTAACTCAAATTATTAAATATCCTTTAAATATCCTCTCTTACTAAAGGCATAGACATACATCTTGGACCTCCACGACCTCTTGAAAGCTCGCTAGATGGAATTCTATGAACCTTAATACCATTTTCTTCAAATAATTTATTAGTCACATGATTTCTAGAATAAGCAATTATTTCTCCTGGAGCTATAGCTAAAATATTAGCACCATCATTCCATTGCTCTCTAGCGCCATGTATTAAGTCTCCACCCGCACACTTTATTATGTTAATCTTCCTACCAAGATAAAAACTCAAAACATCTTTAAGTCTGGCTTTTTCTTTTTTAATATGAATTTTACTAGAACTTGAATTATATGTTAAAACATAAATTGAAAAATACATATCGTCACTTGTAAAACTTGTAAAAACGCTATAATCAATTTGAGTAAAAACTGTATCTAAATGCATATAAGATCTATTTTTTGGAATTTGAAAAGCTAAAATTGTGTCAAATGAAGTCTTATTTTTAAAAAGACTAATAGCTAATTTTTCTACAGACTTAGCCTCTGTTCTTTCGGAAATTCCAATAACCAAAAGGTCTTTGTTTAAAACAAGCTCATCTCCACCTTCCAAAGAAGTCTCTTCCCATCTATTTAACCAAATTGGAACATTTTCTTTGTAAATAGGGTGATATTTAAAAATATACTCTGCAAATATTGTCTCTCTATGTCTAACTTTAGTAAACATTTTATTTATTGTAATTCCGTTGCCAATACTAGCAAAAGGATCCCTGGTAAATAAAACGTTGGGCATAGGATCAATAATAAAAAGCCCTGAACCATTAACCAAATCGTCAAGAGAAGACACATAATTTTCAAGCTCCTCTCTTGCAACACCTGAAATCATTTTAGAGACCATATTATCAATAGTTAAACTAGAAAAATAATCTTTTAAAATATTAATTGTAGCATCTGTTTTTATTTCTGACTCAAGAATAAATTGAGATATAAATTTATTCTTAATTGCTACAGAAGAAGCAAGAACCTCAGTAACAAGATCCTCAACATATTCAATTTCAACTGAATTATTTTTTAAAATATTTGCAAAAAATTCATGCTCTTGTCTTGCAACTTCAAGATAAGGAATATCATCAAATAAAAAATTTTTCATAATAAAAGGTGTCAAATTTTCCAATTCTTCTCCTGGCCTATGAAGCAAAACTTTTTTCAAACGACCTATTTCCGAAAATATATTTATAGGATTTAAATATTCTTCCATCGGCTTCCCCTTTATAAAAATTGCCATATATTAAAATATTATAGTTTATCTTAAAAAAGATCAATTATTTATTAAAATTTTTAAAAAATATTATAAAAAAGTAGAAAACTTACTAAAAACAAAAAATGATCTCTAAAATAGAATCTTAAATCAAAAATATTGACAATAATTATGCTAAAATACTACCATGAAGGAAGCTAATGGATTATTAATATTAACTGCACAAGTCTTGCTATTCTCTTGTTCCTTAATTTCAGATAACAAGCCAAAAAATCTAAACACATCAGAAGTCATATTAACACAAATAACACCAATAGAAAGATCTTTAATAAAGAATCTTTCTAGCACAGAATATCGAATACCAACATCCAGCATCCAAGAAATTTTAAACAATAACGATAATTCTTTTTTAATCAAACAAACAGCAGCAAAAATCAAAATAAGCCCACAAAAACTAGAAGAAATAAAAAACTATTTAAATGCTTATAAAAATTATTTAAATAATGAAACAGAATGGATAAAGTTCTTAGATCAAAGCAGTATTAATGGCAATCTAACAATTAAAATTGATACTGCTTTTGAGAAAAAAACAAATTTTAATCAAAATTCAGATAATGAAAAATTGACAGCATTAATAGAATTGCAAATGCAACTAGAAAAAGAAATTTTAAACTTAATTGAACAAATATTCCATGATAATAATTTAGGATATAT
This window contains:
- a CDS encoding YfcC family protein, yielding MIKMPSSFTIIFSLIVFVTILTYVIPAGKFDKEFRQIGDGPKREIIVAGTYQSIDRDPRGFLHPIMTILTAMSKGMENAAEVIIFVLIVGGAYGIIMKTGAIDAGIYCLIKKLGHKDKLLIPLLMFIFSIGGTVTGMSEETLPFYFVMIPLIVALGYDTLVGVAIIALGAGVGTMASTVNPFATGIASAIASISLQDGFSFRIVLYFVSVLVAIIYVCVYASKIKKDPSKSLVYSQKNEHYQYFVKKNEVSREDNTQKDALEFTFARKLVLLLFGFMILFLVFSIVQLGWWMQEMTMLYLGVAIISAFICRLGESEMWDAFVKGSESLITAALIIGLARGVMIVCDDGLITATILNAATNFLYNLPRPFFIILNEIIQIFIGFIVPSSSGHASLTMPIMAPLADFLSMPRSSVVIAMQTSSGLINLITPTSGVIMAVLGISKLSYGTWFKFVLPLFIIEFFISILVIIANIYLSSSYI
- the argF gene encoding ornithine carbamoyltransferase is translated as MYNLRNRSFLNLLDFTSKDIKYLLDLSIDLKKSKYAGIEVQKLKGKNIVIIFEKDSTRTRCAFEIAAYDQGANITYLGSKGNQIGLKESMKDTARVLGRMYDAIGFRGFSQQTVECLANYSNVPVYNGLTDISHPTQILADLMTIKEHKGSLKGIKIVFCGDGRGNVANSLLKGCAIMGLDFRIFAPKELFPDPNLVLKAKSLALKSGSKITITDSKEEAVKCADVVYTDVWVSMGESNWEDRINLLRFYQVNKELMCMAKDDAIFMHCLPAFHDLNTVVGRDIFDKYGFDGIEVTEEIFESSNSVVFDVAENRVHTIKAVMISTLG
- the arcA gene encoding arginine deiminase produces the protein MEEYLNPINIFSEIGRLKKVLLHRPGEELENLTPFIMKNFLFDDIPYLEVARQEHEFFANILKNNSVEIEYVEDLVTEVLASSVAIKNKFISQFILESEIKTDATINILKDYFSSLTIDNMVSKMISGVAREELENYVSSLDDLVNGSGLFIIDPMPNVLFTRDPFASIGNGITINKMFTKVRHRETIFAEYIFKYHPIYKENVPIWLNRWEETSLEGGDELVLNKDLLVIGISERTEAKSVEKLAISLFKNKTSFDTILAFQIPKNRSYMHLDTVFTQIDYSVFTSFTSDDMYFSIYVLTYNSSSSKIHIKKEKARLKDVLSFYLGRKINIIKCAGGDLIHGAREQWNDGANILAIAPGEIIAYSRNHVTNKLFEENGIKVHRIPSSELSRGRGGPRCMSMPLVREDI